From Bradyrhizobium sp. NDS-1, the proteins below share one genomic window:
- a CDS encoding ABC transporter substrate-binding protein yields the protein MGLIGGAAATWPLGARAQQPARWVYRIGYLASASREQTLRNVKAFEAGLRSLGYRVGENVVIEYRFADGDVGRLAALAAEVVGLGVDVIVSGTNATTVAAMKATRTIPIVMANSAEPVSAGLVASLARPGGNITGFSSEPGDEINGKRLEFLKDTLPNLSRGGILWNPDFPPNQDRLASLREAAKALGLTLVPAEARGSDILEQAFSTMVSERAQVLIVLSDGVLFNHRGLIGVMAIRHRLPAISAVREYAEAGFLLSYGTDLSDQFRRSATLIDRILKGTKPGDLPVERPTKYELVINLQTAKALGLNMPPALLTRADVVIE from the coding sequence ATGGGGCTGATCGGCGGCGCGGCAGCAACGTGGCCGCTCGGCGCGCGTGCGCAGCAACCGGCAAGATGGGTCTACAGGATAGGATATCTCGCGAGCGCGTCGCGGGAGCAAACACTTCGCAATGTTAAAGCCTTCGAAGCCGGCCTGCGGAGTCTTGGCTATCGCGTCGGCGAGAATGTCGTCATCGAGTACCGCTTTGCCGACGGAGACGTGGGGCGGCTGGCGGCGCTTGCCGCAGAGGTGGTGGGGCTCGGCGTGGACGTTATCGTGTCCGGAACCAATGCGACCACGGTTGCAGCCATGAAGGCGACCCGGACGATCCCGATCGTGATGGCCAACAGTGCCGAGCCGGTCAGTGCAGGACTCGTCGCCAGTCTGGCGCGTCCGGGTGGCAATATCACTGGGTTTAGCTCCGAGCCCGGCGATGAGATCAACGGCAAGCGGCTCGAATTTCTGAAGGACACTCTGCCGAACCTCTCGCGTGGGGGCATTCTATGGAATCCGGACTTTCCGCCCAATCAGGACCGGCTGGCGTCGCTGCGGGAAGCTGCCAAGGCGCTGGGGTTGACGCTTGTTCCGGCCGAGGCGCGCGGCTCGGACATACTTGAACAAGCGTTCTCGACGATGGTGAGTGAACGCGCGCAGGTGCTCATCGTGCTGAGCGATGGAGTGCTGTTCAACCATCGCGGCCTGATTGGCGTCATGGCCATCAGACATCGGCTGCCTGCAATCTCTGCGGTGAGAGAATACGCCGAAGCGGGCTTCCTCTTGAGCTACGGAACTGACTTGTCAGATCAGTTTCGTCGGTCTGCGACCCTCATCGACAGGATTCTCAAGGGTACGAAACCTGGCGATCTGCCGGTCGAGCGGCCGACCAAGTACGAACTCGTAATAAACCTCCAGACTGCCAAAGCACTCGGCCTCAACATGCCACCGGCCCTGCTGACGCGGGCCGATGTGGTGATCGAGTAG